One Pirellulales bacterium genomic window carries:
- a CDS encoding RHS repeat-associated core domain-containing protein, producing MPKASGKSFCWANESYTYDAAGNRETTTTGTAATDTLQATTSTTTTGNQLESDGTFIYSYDADGNVVQKERISQAEAPDFKTVYSYDNAGRLVEATTEDNTDTITQNIVYTYNSLGERVGETVTVGGTSTVTKFAYDLDGNVAATFTGSNVLTGTYVYGQAVDQLLAQEDGSGNVNWMITDRDQSVRDVVQYNGTTSVVDHIDYNSFGVTIRESNSSAAHIDGYAGYVNDLALGMLETQSRIYNPSTGEFTSQDPSGFSGSPNGNLYEYAGNSPVDTVDPSGLSQADPTDSINLGIATPDVFPSFTADPKFLQDVLGDPLPENAFDDDYEPPASIASTAASTTAPTQTLSSAGWQLAQSGAGLLFGAAGSGAVQVASGLSALYNSVSGGASYSVSGPLPAPVSTVQNKTMFSFNGAIGSDGSLSYGLQTVSTGAGGASQTIQFSGANWTNSALALTNWSISNSSTYLSQTPGVGSYSRTVITDSGMSTETGALVPGTVEDDSRLANGSLISGLKPQGTFTNGANTWTLYIVPNYQVRDAQGYAINQDGSTNWFDQSAEGQAAEAAQAAADASARTSRLGLIDGTLGVVQAIGSVVAAPESFGTSLVGFSAGVDNAIAGYSAYFSGVPTQT from the coding sequence TTGCCGAAAGCAAGCGGCAAGAGTTTTTGTTGGGCCAACGAAAGCTATACGTACGACGCGGCCGGCAATCGCGAAACCACAACCACCGGCACGGCCGCCACCGATACCCTGCAAGCCACGACTTCGACGACCACCACCGGCAACCAGCTAGAGTCTGACGGCACCTTTATTTACAGCTACGATGCCGATGGCAACGTGGTGCAAAAGGAGCGCATCTCCCAAGCCGAAGCCCCGGATTTTAAGACCGTCTATTCTTACGACAACGCGGGCCGGCTGGTCGAAGCCACGACCGAAGACAACACCGACACGATCACGCAGAACATCGTCTACACCTACAACTCGCTGGGCGAGCGGGTGGGCGAGACCGTGACTGTCGGCGGCACGAGCACTGTCACTAAATTCGCCTACGACCTGGACGGCAACGTCGCCGCCACCTTCACCGGCAGCAACGTGCTCACCGGCACGTACGTCTACGGCCAGGCCGTGGACCAGTTGCTGGCACAGGAAGACGGTTCCGGCAACGTCAACTGGATGATTACTGACCGCGACCAATCGGTTCGCGATGTGGTGCAATACAATGGCACCACGTCGGTCGTCGATCACATCGACTACAATTCGTTCGGCGTGACGATCCGCGAGAGCAATTCCTCGGCCGCGCACATCGACGGCTACGCCGGCTACGTCAACGACCTGGCGCTTGGCATGTTGGAAACCCAATCGCGGATCTACAATCCTTCGACCGGCGAGTTCACCAGTCAGGATCCCAGCGGCTTCTCGGGTAGTCCGAATGGCAATCTTTATGAGTATGCCGGCAATAGCCCGGTGGATACGGTTGATCCGAGCGGGCTGAGTCAGGCTGATCCTACTGACAGTATCAATTTGGGCATTGCCACACCCGACGTCTTTCCAAGCTTTACGGCCGATCCGAAGTTCCTCCAAGACGTGTTGGGCGATCCGCTGCCGGAAAATGCGTTCGACGACGATTACGAGCCGCCCGCCAGCATCGCGTCGACCGCAGCGTCGACCACCGCACCAACCCAAACGCTCTCAAGCGCCGGTTGGCAATTGGCCCAGAGTGGCGCCGGCCTCTTATTCGGCGCTGCCGGCAGCGGAGCTGTACAGGTGGCAAGCGGCTTGAGCGCGCTTTATAACAGCGTGTCCGGGGGAGCGTCGTATTCGGTGAGCGGCCCGTTGCCGGCTCCCGTGAGCACGGTGCAAAACAAGACCATGTTCAGCTTTAATGGCGCAATCGGCAGCGACGGCAGCCTCTCGTATGGCCTGCAAACGGTGAGCACCGGAGCTGGCGGCGCGTCCCAAACAATCCAGTTTAGCGGCGCCAATTGGACCAACAGCGCCTTAGCGCTTACGAACTGGTCGATTAGCAACTCGAGCACCTATCTGAGCCAGACACCGGGGGTCGGATCGTATTCGCGGACAGTGATTACGGACAGCGGTATGTCAACGGAGACTGGGGCATTGGTTCCCGGCACGGTGGAAGACGACTCCCGGCTAGCCAACGGCTCACTAATTTCGGGGCTCAAGCCCCAAGGAACGTTTACTAATGGCGCAAACACTTGGACCCTTTATATCGTTCCAAACTACCAAGTGCGGGACGCCCAAGGCTACGCGATCAACCAAGATGGGAGCACTAACTGGTTTGACCAGTCGGCGGAGGGCCAGGCGGCTGAAGCCGCCCAAGCCGCGGCTGACGCATCGGCGCGGACCAGCCGGCTTGGCCTCATAGACGGAACGCTAGGCGTCGTGCAGGCAATCGGTTCGGTCGTTGCCGCGCCGGAGTCGTTCGGGACTTCGCTCGTCGGCTTTTCTGCCGGAGTTGACAATGCGATCGCGGGCTACTCTGCATACTTCAGCGGAGTTCCGACGCAGACCG